From the genome of Lysinibacter sp. HNR:
GCCCACCCTGGTAGAGATACCGCAGGACGTTCTCCTAGAATCCGCCGCAGGTATTGTACCGCCCGTGCGTCAGATAGACGTTTTACCTGCGCACCCGGTGGCGCGTCCAGAAACCATTGAGGCGGCTGCCGCGCTTCTGGCGGAGGCAGTGCACCCCGTGATCCTCGCCGGGGGCGGGGTTGTGCGTGCCGGTGCACAGGCGGAGCTTCGTACCCTGGCGGAGACGCTTGAGGCTCCCGTGGTCACAACGTTTGGGGGTAAAAACGCGCTGAGTTGGGAGCATCCTCTCGCGGCCCGATCATGGATAGAAGACATCGCCGTTACCGAGTTCCTTGAGAACGCCGATGTGTTGCTCGTGGTGGGGAGCGGATTGGGGGAACTCTCGAGTAACTACCACACATTTTCTCCCCGAGGCCGTGTGATTCAGATTGAGGCCGACCTGGGCAAGGTCAACGCGAATCACGCGGGCTTAGGTATCCATGCCGACGCCAAGCAGGCTTTGCACGCGTTGAATTCCGAGCTGGACAGTCTCAGCTCCGCGTCGGGCGAGGGAGCGGTAGCCAATAGGCAGGAGCGTCGCACAAACGGTCGAACCCGGATTGATATGCTGCTGAACACGGTGCAGCGGCGCCTGGAATCCCAAGACTTGGTTACCGAGCGTGATCTTATTCAAGAACTGCGCGAGGCGGTGCCCGACGGGGCGGACACCTACTGGGACATGACTATTCTTGCCTATTGGGCCTGGTCAGCCTGGGATCCGCGCGACGGGGATTTTGCCAGCGCCCAGGGTGCGGGTGGATTGGGATACGGCCTGCCCGCGGCAATGGGAGCGGCGCTTGGGCATGCCTCGGCTGGTTCGCCTCAGCCCGTGCTTGCCGTTTCGGGCGACGGGGGAGCCCTCTACGGTGTTGCGGAGCTTGCCACCCTGGCGCAGCACCGATTAAACGTGACCTGGCTCATCATCGATGATGGTGGGTACGGCATCCTTCGCGAGTATATGCAGGACACCTTTGGCGAAGCAACCGCAACCGAGCTGTCTCGTCCCGACTATGCTGCCCTGGCTCGGTCGTTTGGGGTCGACGCGGAACGCGTATCACTCGTGGAGGCTCCCGCCGCTGTCGCCCGCGCGCTCGCGACCCCGGGGCCGAGTGTTATTGTGCTTCCCGCCGTCCTGAAGATGTTTGCCCCCACACATCTGGATCGCTCCGTAGCCGGTCCCGGTAGTGGAAACGCGTCGTGAACTCCCGACCCCTGGTCGTCTTCACCGATCAGACCGACCTTGATCCAGAACCCGGACGGGCGCTTCTGCACGAGGCCGGATTTGACACGGTGCTGTTGAACCTGGGAACCGATGAGAGGCATGACGACCGTATTGTGCCGCAGAACGCTCGTGAAGCGGTTGGGCTCGTGGTGGGATATGCTCTCATCGATCGAGACATTTTGGAACAGTTTCCCCGGCTCAGAATTATTGCGACCAGTAGCTCGGGGGTTGACACGGTCGATATGGCTGCCGCTCAAGAGAGGGGCATCTGGGTGAGTAACCTAGCGGATGTTGCAACCGAGGAGGTTGCCTCGCATGCGCTCTCTCTCGTTCTTGCGGTTGAGCGTCAGCTCAGCACATCCATAAGGGTAGCGTTCGGTGGCGGCTGGACGCAGGATTTTGATGCGCTTCCCCGGCGATTGAGCAAGCTTACTCTGGGGCTTTTTGGCTGCGGGAAAATAGCCCGGCGACTCGCTGAAATTGCTGTGCCCCTCTTCGGACGAATCATTGCCTATGATCCCTACCTCACGAATTTTCCTACGGGGGTGACGGCCGTGACACGACAGGAACTTCTGAAAGGGGCCGACGTCCTATCACTGCACGTTCCCCTCACGAAAGAAACCAGGGAGGTGATCGACCACGGAGCGTTTGCCCTGATGAAGTCCGGTTCGAGTCTGGTAAACGTTTCCCGGGGAGAGCTGATCGACCGGGAGGCTTTGACAACGGCGCTTAACTCCGGACGGATTGCGGGGGTTGGTCTGGACGTGCTTGACGGGGAGCCCCCCTCGCCGAACCACCCGCTACGGAGCCATCCCCGCGCGATTGTTACCCCGCACGTGGGGTTTCTCTCTGACGGATCACTGCAACACTACCTCTGTGACCCCAGCCGGATGATCGTCGAGTGGTGGCAGACCGGCAGGCCATCAGTTTACGTGGTTGCGGGAAGTGGGGACTGAGAACTCGGCGTACACTGCCCCACAATGAGCCAGGAAAACACTTACCGATCCTGGCACCTCGAACATGACCACGCCAACCTTCCGATCTCACGCCCACTACATACTTAAACCAGAAGTTCCCACGGTTGTCTCTACTTGGAAGACCGGTCCCATCAAGGAGATGATTTGTCGCACTTCTCAGCGCCAGCCCTGCTGGATGCGGCACGATCTACTGATTACATGGGTGATCTCGTCTCTACGGCGGGGATGGGTCCCGGAAGAAATCAGCGGACTGTTACCCCTCGAATTTCCCCACAACCTACGAATGTGAGTCAGTTCCGAGACAGTGTATGCGTGGATATACGCACAAAACCAGCAGCATCTTGGGTTATGGCAGTACCTTTCCTTGTCGGGTACACAGCTACCCTCAGGCCTTCTAGATGAGTCAGCCTGACGTGTTGTAATTATTGTTGAAAACACTACTGTTGTTCTATGCATTACTTATAAAATCATCTGTTTTTCGACGTGGAAACCGTGTTTTAACAGGGGTAATGCATATGTGTAAGTAATGGTTACAGACAGCTTGGGTTCTTCCGCGGCCGAGCATGCAATATTTGACTTTGCCTTGTCTGTCTCAGGAGGAGCTACGCACCAATATATAGTGCTGGCTTGTGTGATAATTGCGGATGGGTCTGGTTCCCCGTTGGTGCTTCTGCTTCGGCAGACTTGGTGCCCGCGGCTCAGATACCAGCCGGATCAGAGATCATTTCGGACGACCTGCCCGAGATTGATCCCTCCCTGCTGGTTCCGGCAGTGTAGTTATCGGTATCAGGAGCGTACCATTCGGGGGACAAGCCTCACGAGAATCACCATGACCACAAACTCGATCATCGTCTGAAAAACGACAACCAGGGGAACCAGAGCCAGCGTCTCAGAAAAGACCAGTGCCAGGGGTAACACGACAAGAGAGTTGCGGATTACCCCCGAGAAAAGCAAGGCACGGCGGTCGGGAACGCTGAGTCTCCAGAGGGTTCCGGTTCCCCAACCGAGTAGCGTCGCAGCAGTGGCAAAACCGAGGAAAATGGGAACCACGTGAAGGAGTTCCCCGAGCTGATGGCTTACCTGATAGATATGTGCCCAGATCACGGCGGCAAGTGTGAGCATCATGACGGGGATCATCCCGATCCCAGAAAATTTCACGAGACGCTGTGCAGAGCGATTGTGGCGGGTGGCCCACTGCACCGCGCCCGCCACAATCAGTGGAAGCACTATGAGAAGAAGAAAAGCCTCAATAAACGGTGCGGGGTTGAGGTTTACACCAAGGTCGCTACCCGCCAGGAGTCTCAGGTAAAGGGGGAGAAGAGCCATCTGCAACAGCATGAGCAGGGGCGTGACCGCCAACAGCTTGGAGGCATTTCCTCGCGCAAGACCGGCAAAAACGATCACGTAGTCCACGCAGGGGGTCACCAAAACGAGCACCACCCCCACCAGGAGGGCGGTGTTTCCCCGCACAAAAAATGAGATGATCCACACGAGCATAGGAACCATCACGAAGTTGAGAACAAGAACGGCGCTTAAAAAACGAGCATCCCTGAGTGATGCTCGCAGTTCAAGTAGAGGAATCCCTAAAAACGTGAAGAAAAGCAGTACCGCGAGGAGGGGAGTTATCGTGGTTTCTACCAGCACCGCGGTCTCGGGTGCGAGGAATCCTGCGACCCCACCGACTCCGATCGCTCCGAGATAGAGTGTGATCTGCCGACGCTCGCTCCACTGTATCAGGGATGTAAAACTCATCCCGCAATTTTATCCGCGCGAGGCTGTACGCGGGGTGTACCGGATTTGGGACGTTGATGATATGACGAGGGCTCGGAGCGACTCAAGATCTCCCCAAATAACATCCGCCGTCCGGGCTTGAACAAGAACATTGCCCAGCGCGGTAGCCTCAACCGGACCGGCGATCACGGGAACTCCCGTTCTGTCGGCGGTGAGCTGGCACAGCAGCGCGTTTTGTGACCCGCCCCCCACGATGTGAATGGTGTTAACCTTCGAGCTGGATAGCTCCGCCCCCAGGCGGATGTAATGGCTGTAAGTCTCCGCCAGGCTCTGCATAATCGTGCGCACAAATTCGGCCGGGGTCTGCGGCACGGGCTGGTCGGCCTCCGCACAGAGGCGCGCAATCCGTGACGTCATGGGTCCCTCAGGAAGAAGATCGTCGTGATTGACATCAAAGATTGAACCGTGCGAGAGCTCTGTGGCCTCCCCTAAAAGTGACACAAGATCCTCTGGATGACCGGCCGCCTCCCACTCGCGGAGGCACTCGCTTATGAGCCACATGCCCATCACGTTGCGCAAATAACGCACCCGACCGTCAACCCCCGCCTCGTTGGTAAAGTTCGCCCGTCGGCTTGCCTCGGTGAGAACCGGGGCATCGAGTTCAAACCCCACAAGCGACCAGGTTCCCGACGAAATATAGGCGATGTCTCGGTCGACGGAGGGAACGGCCACAATTGCGGATGCCGTGTCGTGCGACCCCACGCTCACCA
Proteins encoded in this window:
- a CDS encoding thiamine pyrophosphate-binding protein translates to MIKNPDDGIRIGGDVVLETLWALGARSVVGLPGQHALGLFDALRRSRLRFLGARVENNAGFMADGLARVSGTVSPLMLSTGPGALTSLAALQEAASSSIPVLAISAQVPVAGLGGGRHGYLHELPDQAASFRGVVKSVFTVRNLAQIPSALAEAWRTSLTAPAGPTLVEIPQDVLLESAAGIVPPVRQIDVLPAHPVARPETIEAAAALLAEAVHPVILAGGGVVRAGAQAELRTLAETLEAPVVTTFGGKNALSWEHPLAARSWIEDIAVTEFLENADVLLVVGSGLGELSSNYHTFSPRGRVIQIEADLGKVNANHAGLGIHADAKQALHALNSELDSLSSASGEGAVANRQERRTNGRTRIDMLLNTVQRRLESQDLVTERDLIQELREAVPDGADTYWDMTILAYWAWSAWDPRDGDFASAQGAGGLGYGLPAAMGAALGHASAGSPQPVLAVSGDGGALYGVAELATLAQHRLNVTWLIIDDGGYGILREYMQDTFGEATATELSRPDYAALARSFGVDAERVSLVEAPAAVARALATPGPSVIVLPAVLKMFAPTHLDRSVAGPGSGNAS
- a CDS encoding C-terminal binding protein — encoded protein: MNSRPLVVFTDQTDLDPEPGRALLHEAGFDTVLLNLGTDERHDDRIVPQNAREAVGLVVGYALIDRDILEQFPRLRIIATSSSGVDTVDMAAAQERGIWVSNLADVATEEVASHALSLVLAVERQLSTSIRVAFGGGWTQDFDALPRRLSKLTLGLFGCGKIARRLAEIAVPLFGRIIAYDPYLTNFPTGVTAVTRQELLKGADVLSLHVPLTKETREVIDHGAFALMKSGSSLVNVSRGELIDREALTTALNSGRIAGVGLDVLDGEPPSPNHPLRSHPRAIVTPHVGFLSDGSLQHYLCDPSRMIVEWWQTGRPSVYVVAGSGD
- a CDS encoding bile acid:sodium symporter, producing the protein MSFTSLIQWSERRQITLYLGAIGVGGVAGFLAPETAVLVETTITPLLAVLLFFTFLGIPLLELRASLRDARFLSAVLVLNFVMVPMLVWIISFFVRGNTALLVGVVLVLVTPCVDYVIVFAGLARGNASKLLAVTPLLMLLQMALLPLYLRLLAGSDLGVNLNPAPFIEAFLLLIVLPLIVAGAVQWATRHNRSAQRLVKFSGIGMIPVMMLTLAAVIWAHIYQVSHQLGELLHVVPIFLGFATAATLLGWGTGTLWRLSVPDRRALLFSGVIRNSLVVLPLALVFSETLALVPLVVVFQTMIEFVVMVILVRLVPRMVRS
- a CDS encoding rhamnulokinase family protein, producing the protein MSEKNVVAVDLGATSGRVIVGRVTPRSIRLTQTARFANNPVTVWEGANLGMHWNILELYRSVGEGLREAFRGRKIESIGVDSWAVDYGRLRNGVLRGIPYHYRDPRTTAGVAATHSIRSHAELYAVNGLQFLPFNTLYQLSADRIAGNLSSADSILLIPDLINYWLTGVRRTEVTNASTTGLLDIATRQWSDDLFNVFDVPRLLLPQLISPGQRVGTLLEPVAHTLNAPSQTPVVSVGSHDTASAIVAVPSVDRDIAYISSGTWSLVGFELDAPVLTEASRRANFTNEAGVDGRVRYLRNVMGMWLISECLREWEAAGHPEDLVSLLGEATELSHGSIFDVNHDDLLPEGPMTSRIARLCAEADQPVPQTPAEFVRTIMQSLAETYSHYIRLGAELSSSKVNTIHIVGGGSQNALLCQLTADRTGVPVIAGPVEATALGNVLVQARTADVIWGDLESLRALVISSTSQIRYTPRTASRG